In Methanothermus fervidus DSM 2088, a single genomic region encodes these proteins:
- a CDS encoding homoserine dehydrogenase (COGs: COG0460 Homoserine dehydrogenase~InterPro IPR019811: IPR016040: IPR005106: IPR001342~KEGG: msi:Msm_0154 homoserine dehydrogenase~PFAM: homoserine dehydrogenase; homoserine dehydrogenase NAD-binding~SPTR: A5UJI1 Homoserine dehydrogenase, ThrA~PFAM: Homoserine dehydrogenase, NAD binding domain; Homoserine dehydrogenase) — protein MRLCLVGFGSVGQGVAEALLLKNKFLKKRYGLNVKVVAVADSSGAALNQNGLNLEKLLKIKQKTGKVSNYPNYGVEGVTALEVLDEIDYDCLVEMTPTNITDGEPARKLTIKAIKDGKDVVTSNKGHLALYFPKLMKIAKKNNVKFKFEASVGGAMPIINFAKYNLPSCSIESIIGILNGTTNFILSRMASEGSSYEQALKEAQELGIAETDPTYDVEGIDAACKSVILANSIMELNCTLEDVDITGITNITPEAIDLAKDEGYLIKLIAEISKDRMEVSPRLVDKNSPLAVDGTLNVAMLKTDLAKNITVMGRGAGPLETASAILTDIINIWREK, from the coding sequence ATGAGATTGTGTTTAGTGGGTTTTGGATCTGTAGGACAAGGAGTTGCAGAAGCATTGTTATTAAAAAATAAGTTTTTGAAAAAAAGATATGGTCTAAATGTTAAAGTTGTAGCAGTAGCCGATTCCTCAGGAGCTGCACTTAATCAAAATGGGTTAAATCTTGAAAAATTATTAAAAATAAAGCAAAAGACAGGGAAAGTATCAAATTATCCTAATTATGGCGTTGAAGGCGTTACTGCACTTGAAGTCCTAGATGAAATAGATTATGATTGCTTAGTTGAAATGACACCAACCAATATTACTGATGGTGAGCCAGCAAGAAAATTAACAATAAAAGCTATAAAAGATGGCAAAGATGTTGTGACCTCAAATAAAGGACATTTAGCTCTTTATTTCCCAAAACTTATGAAAATTGCCAAAAAGAATAATGTTAAATTTAAATTTGAGGCATCAGTAGGAGGGGCCATGCCAATCATAAATTTTGCAAAATATAATTTACCTTCATGTAGTATAGAATCTATCATAGGAATATTAAATGGAACAACAAATTTTATATTATCTAGAATGGCATCTGAAGGATCATCGTATGAACAGGCTTTAAAAGAAGCACAGGAACTAGGAATAGCAGAAACAGATCCAACATATGATGTTGAAGGTATAGATGCTGCTTGCAAATCTGTTATTTTGGCTAATTCAATTATGGAATTAAATTGTACTCTAGAAGATGTTGATATTACTGGGATAACAAATATAACCCCGGAAGCTATAGATTTAGCTAAAGATGAAGGATATTTAATAAAATTAATAGCAGAAATATCTAAAGATAGGATGGAAGTTTCACCAAGACTTGTAGATAAAAATTCACCATTAGCAGTTGATGGTACTTTAAATGTAGCAATGTTAAAAACAGATCTTGCAAAAAATATTACTGTTATGGGACGTGGAGCAGGTCCATTAGAAACTGCATCTGCAATACTTACAGACATCATAAATATATGGCGAGAAAAATGA
- a CDS encoding Protein of unknown function DUF128 (COGs: COG1693 conserved hypothetical protein~InterPro IPR013668: IPR002846~KEGG: mth:MTH1569 hypothetical protein~PFAM: Protein of unknown function DUF128; Ribonuclease R winged-helix domain protein~SPTR: O27611 Conserved protein~PFAM: Domain of unknown function DUF128; Ribonuclease R winged-helix domain) produces MFKEFDKKLLEILRILAEHNEVLGARAVARELKERGYDIGERAVRYHMRILDERGLTKRIGYSGRKITKKGLKEVERGLVYDQVDFIFSRFENMMYETTLNPKTGEGKVVVNISVIPSEAFNMMKKIFHTGLCVSPKVGLNKKNGKYEVKTICGTTVDGMLLNEGIPVIPKFGGLVEVEDFRPIKFTELIEYKKTSMTPLEAFATKELTSVLDVVNEGKGKIPANFRIIPKSAKEKAINLFKKLRKIGINGLLKIGEKKVLGVPVDDGMIGIAIVGGITPICAVHEAGYDIDIKVAEDLTEFKNLKTITQTNPILKKSKKEKGKKIVPLLTKVWNLIGQVDLDIKKLDGKVIANLSTIDKKYLNDALEIFQTIIDEKPEYSVFPSIKLKERDNKVDIATVCSLTIDGVLINNGIMSVPRYGGLLEIKNNKKRFVELIDYSGSSFDPHEIYISKNMTKIYRSSKTSTILASLREIPYLARNKALKVIKKLKKANFQIMKVGKTNEILYNAKVERYRVGIVTPGGLNLIAALKENGIKVNIKSAELLMDINEFSLLDDINF; encoded by the coding sequence ATGTTTAAAGAATTTGATAAAAAATTATTAGAAATTTTAAGAATTCTTGCCGAACATAATGAAGTCTTGGGGGCAAGAGCTGTAGCAAGAGAACTTAAAGAGAGAGGATATGATATTGGAGAAAGGGCTGTAAGATACCACATGCGTATACTTGACGAAAGAGGACTTACAAAACGTATAGGTTATTCTGGTAGGAAAATAACAAAAAAAGGATTAAAAGAAGTAGAAAGAGGCCTTGTATATGATCAGGTTGATTTCATATTTTCCAGATTCGAAAATATGATGTATGAAACAACGTTGAATCCAAAAACAGGTGAAGGTAAAGTTGTTGTAAACATATCAGTGATTCCATCTGAAGCTTTTAACATGATGAAAAAGATTTTCCATACGGGGTTGTGTGTAAGTCCTAAAGTAGGATTAAATAAAAAAAATGGAAAATATGAAGTAAAAACTATTTGTGGAACCACAGTAGATGGAATGCTTTTAAATGAAGGAATTCCAGTAATACCTAAGTTTGGAGGATTAGTCGAAGTTGAAGATTTCCGTCCAATAAAGTTTACAGAGTTGATTGAATATAAGAAAACTTCGATGACACCATTAGAAGCATTTGCTACAAAGGAATTAACTTCAGTTCTTGATGTAGTAAATGAAGGTAAGGGGAAAATTCCTGCTAATTTTCGTATTATACCAAAGTCTGCTAAAGAAAAAGCAATAAATCTATTTAAAAAACTTCGTAAAATAGGTATAAATGGTTTACTAAAAATTGGAGAAAAAAAAGTATTGGGAGTACCGGTAGATGATGGAATGATTGGAATAGCAATAGTTGGGGGCATTACTCCAATTTGTGCGGTACATGAAGCAGGATATGATATTGATATTAAAGTTGCTGAGGATTTAACAGAATTTAAAAATCTTAAAACCATAACACAAACAAATCCGATCCTAAAAAAGAGTAAAAAAGAGAAAGGTAAGAAAATCGTGCCTTTATTAACAAAAGTGTGGAATCTAATAGGACAGGTAGACTTGGATATCAAAAAATTGGATGGAAAAGTCATTGCAAATTTATCAACTATAGATAAAAAATACTTAAATGATGCATTGGAAATATTTCAAACCATTATTGATGAAAAACCAGAATATTCTGTGTTTCCTTCTATAAAATTAAAAGAAAGAGATAATAAAGTAGATATAGCAACTGTATGTAGTTTGACTATAGATGGCGTACTTATAAACAATGGAATAATGTCTGTTCCAAGATATGGAGGTTTACTTGAAATAAAAAATAATAAAAAAAGATTTGTAGAACTTATAGATTATAGTGGATCATCTTTTGACCCTCATGAGATATATATTTCAAAGAACATGACAAAAATATATAGATCATCTAAAACTTCCACAATATTGGCAAGTTTGAGAGAAATACCATACTTAGCAAGAAACAAGGCTTTAAAGGTAATTAAAAAACTTAAAAAAGCCAATTTTCAAATTATGAAGGTTGGCAAAACGAATGAAATTTTATATAATGCAAAAGTGGAAAGATATAGAGTAGGAATTGTTACTCCTGGTGGTTTAAATTTAATTGCTGCCCTAAAAGAGAATGGAATTAAAGTAAATATTAAGTCTGCAGAATTATTAATGGATATAAATGAATTTTCTTTATTAGATGATATTAATTTCTGA
- a CDS encoding Asp/Glu amidotransferase, subunit C (InterPro IPR010120~KEGG: mth:MTH415 aspartyl/glutamyl-tRNA amidotransferase subunit C~SPTR: O26515 Conserved protein~TIGRFAM: Asp/Glu amidotransferase, subunit C~PFAM: Glu-tRNAGln amidotransferase C subunit~TIGRFAM: Asp-tRNA(Asn)/Glu-tRNA(Gln) amidotransferase, subunit C, putative), with the protein MKVKKDAKKILDEFSKALENIPKLDETYYIVDNTNRTRPDVVSKTKNPTKLLKNAKTNEKGEIIVERGKWVK; encoded by the coding sequence GTGAAAGTTAAAAAAGATGCAAAAAAAATATTAGATGAATTTTCTAAAGCATTGGAAAATATACCTAAATTAGATGAGACATATTACATTGTTGATAATACTAATAGAACACGCCCTGACGTTGTTTCAAAGACTAAAAATCCAACTAAACTTTTAAAAAATGCTAAAACTAATGAAAAAGGGGAAATAATAGTCGAAAGAGGTAAATGGGTCAAATGA